A region from the Acyrthosiphon pisum isolate AL4f chromosome A1, pea_aphid_22Mar2018_4r6ur, whole genome shotgun sequence genome encodes:
- the LOC100160147 gene encoding transformation/transcription domain-associated protein-like, with translation MAAVVKTEPMLDHESIMDKYRSDITLLTDPSVEDEQKLKIVQTLNENFEMIVDSHQYPTFLEHMIKHFIRILVDGEPYFIAEYHIFQVRKLVLEMIYRLPCNEFLKPHVDRLVTLCMKLIQTDNEQNGISCIRIIVELQKNFRPPYNTEISKFLQNTKKIYWDIPDNMEKIFSMRTQQRLRINDLSTVDISEILDNTYSTIVINCETSENNVETYNVIPRSISSLKILQELPIAIVLIYQLYKDNVKRELSEYIPTIIRIIPLQPSTLYKSHSNYNKEILVELVSAQIKVLSYLAFVIKPFTEIVTVHSTQLVEGMIGMLESCPMEVTHLRKELLIASRHILNTELRIKFIPYMDKLLDENTLLGRGWTTTENLKPLAYSTIADLIHHVRVHLSLPTIVKAINLFAINVHDHSLTPSIQLMCCKMLMNLVDCIRQRNGEDVPNLKCTQGETVSFDLLIRIIQVYVLKLKVVSKLYIPAIISKNVTKSLSSESSHIPDINEGEIIDEIVKKEEKELTNSPSGKKLQEKTKYVFSSSPTALFSLPECRTLVKVIICGIKTAVWGIATVKTNKEDDSGSTTKLPVKPQLVKIYLGLVKWSLQAMDVHMVNPLNNQNTNANVLRPRSKEEKEAMDHLSSIFTLLPPSTFKEIFSTTIAYFVERIEKNHALMYISESLLNNSLNTSETSSIFATLLLEHLLSKMEDMGSGNAERSNLYLKLFKQVFDTVNQYSIESEQTLQPYLNQIVNSSMKLALTAKDPYYYFLLLRPLFRCIGGGAHGVLYQEFLPLLPNLLKSLNSLQSGLHKQDMKDLFVELCLTVPVRLSSLLPHLPLLMDPLVSALNGSPSLIIQGLRTLELCVDNLQTDFLYEHIQPVRADLMQALWRSLHNTNDNVYPVAFR, from the exons atggcGGCAGTTGTTAAAACCGAACCGATGTTGGATCATGAATCGATAATGGACAAATATCGTTCAGATATTACATTGTTAACAGATCCAAGTGTCGAAgatgaacaaaaattaaaaattgtccaAACTTTGAATGAAAATTTTGag aTGATTGTGGATTCTCATCAATATCCTACATTTTTAGAACAtatgattaaacattttattcgcATTTTAGTTGATGGAGAACCATATTTTATAGCGGAATATCATATATTT CAAGTAAGAAAACTGGTATTAGAAATGATATATAGACTACCGTGTAATGAATTTCTAAAACCTCATGTTGATCGGCTTGTAACATTGTGTATGAAGCTCATTCAAACTGATAATGAACAAAATGGAATTTCATGTATACGTATTATtgttgaattacaaaaaaatttcagaCCTCCATATAACACTGaa attagtaaatttcttcaaaatactaaaaaaatttattgggATATACCTGACaacatggaaaaaatatttagcatgAGAACCCAACAAAGACTGCGTATTAATGATCTGTCTACAGTTGATATAAGTGAAATTCTGGATAATACATATTCAACAATTGTTATTAACTGTGAAACATCAGAAAATAATGTTGAGacg tataacgttattccGCGAAGTATttcatcattaaaaatattgcaaGAATTGCCGATTGCAATTGTACTTATTTATCAACTTTACAAAGATAATGTTAAAAGAGAACTTAGTGAATATATTCCAACCATTATACGGATTATACCTCTACAACCATCAACGCTTTACAA atcaCATTCAAATTATAACAAGGAAATTTTGGTTGAATTGGTATCGGCCcaaattaaagttttatcttATCTAGCATTTGTTATTAAGCCGTTTACAGAAATTGTAACTGTTCATTCTACACAATTAGTTGAAGGAATGATTGGAATGTTGGAATCATGTCCTATGGAAGTAACACATCTTAGAAAAGAACTTTTGATCGCATCAAGGCATATTCTTAATACAGAATTAcgaataa aatttattccTTACATGGACAAATTACTTGATGAAAATACACTACTTGGCCGAGGATGGACTACTacagaaaatttaaaaccactGGCGTATAGTACTATTGCTGATCTTATTCATCATGTTCGAGTTCATTTATCACTACCAACAATTGTAAAAGCTATTAATCTTTTTGCAATCAATGTTCATGATCATAGTTTAACTCCTAG tATCCAGTTAATGTGCTGTAAAATGTTAATGAACTTGGTAGATTGTATAAGACAAAGAAATGGCGAAGATGTTCCCAATTTAAAATGCACTCAAGGAGAAACAGTCAGTTTTGATCTTTTAATACGTATTATTCAAGTTTATGTGCTAAAACTCAAAGTGGTTTCTAAATTATACATACCAGctataatttctaaaaa tgtCACTAAATCATTATCATCTGAATCATCACACATTCCAGACATCAATGAGGGTGAAATTATTGACgaaattgtaaaaaaagaagaaaaagagTTAACTAATAGTCCTAGTGGAAAAAAACTtcaagaaaaaacaaaatatgtgttcTCTTCATCACCAACAGCTTTATTCTCATTGCCGGAGTGTAGGACGTTAGTCAAAGTTATAATTTGTGGTATAAAAACAGCAGTTTGGGGTATTGCTACAGTTaag ACTAACAAAGAAGATGATTCAGGAAGTACAACAAAATTACCAGTAAAACCTCAActtgtaaaaatttatttagGTCTTGTTAAATGGTCTTTACAAGCTATGGATGTGCATATGGTAAATCCATTGAATAATCAAAATACCAATGCCAATGTTTTAAGACCACGAtcaaaagaagaaaaagaagcAATGGACCATTTAAGCAGTATT tttaccTTATTACCTCCAAGtacatttaaagaaatattttccacTACAATAGCTTATTTTGTTGAgagaatagaaaaaaatcatgCTTTAATGTACATTAGTGAATCACTTTTAAATAATAGCCTCAACACATCAGAAACATCTTCCATATTTGCAACATTGTTATTAGAACATTTACTCAGCAAAATGGAAGATATGGGCAGTGGAAATGCTGAACgaagtaatttgtatttaaaactttttaagcAAGTTTTTGATACGGTTAATCAGTATTCAATTGAAAGTGAACAAACACTTCAACCTTACTTAAATCAAATTGTTAACag ctCAATGAAACTAGCTTTAACTGCTAAAGATccatattactattttttactgTTGCGACCTCTATTTCGTTGTATTGGAGGAGGTGCTCATGGAGTTTTATATCAAGAATTTTTACCTCTTTTACCAAACTTATTAAAAAGCTTAAATAGCTTACAATCTGGTTTACATAAACAAGATATGAAAGATTTATTTGTGGAATTGTGTCTTACTGTACCTGTTCGTTTAAGTTCACTATTACCTCATTTACCTCTACTTATGGATCCATTAGTTTCTGCTTTGAATGGATCTCCATCATTAATTATTCag ggtCTTAGAACTTTAGAACTATGTGTGGATAACCTGCAAACAGATTTTCTGTATGAACATATTCAACCTGTAAGAGCAGACCTAATGCAAGCTTTATGGCGGTCGTTGCATAATACTAATGATAATGTTTATCCTGTAGCATtcaggtaa